In the genome of Saccharomonospora viridis DSM 43017, one region contains:
- a CDS encoding HAD family hydrolase, protein MVRQLVDERGAGVEAVSQAPQAPGLPAVLDYLTSEGRIVTIVSNNSTVAIETYLRQAGLDHYVAGVSARTAADITRLKPNPHLLQQAIPLMAHAPANV, encoded by the coding sequence GTGGTTCGACAGCTTGTGGACGAGCGTGGCGCGGGAGTGGAAGCGGTCAGCCAAGCTCCACAGGCCCCGGGGCTTCCTGCGGTGCTGGACTACCTCACCAGCGAAGGCAGGATTGTCACGATCGTCAGCAACAACTCCACCGTCGCAATCGAAACCTATCTACGCCAGGCTGGGCTGGACCACTACGTCGCTGGCGTGTCAGCACGAACCGCCGCCGACATCACGAGACTGAAGCCGAATCCACATCTACTGCAGCAGGCCATACCACTCATGGCACACGCCCCGGCGAATGTCTGA
- a CDS encoding NAD-dependent epimerase/dehydratase family protein — protein MRVLITGAGGFLGRTLAAKLHQQGSKVTAVVRPGRDPELPAGIKLRAVDVRDRNALTAVVREQSPDAVVHLAALKSIRDSHGNEDDYRATNVDSTTNLIDALSTATSPVHVVHASTVSVYGPQQQPNEDAPTDPRNPYARTKLDAETALETAATEGRCHATVLRFANIAGGFGTVHDPNTSAIIPRVLISARNGEAVPVNGAGDSVRDYVHVQDAAEAVMAALATPRTFGRFNVGSGQGASVSDIITTAEKVTRRPIAIERKPAVDEVKHIVPDTTRIRQELDWQPQHSALADIITDAWHASGAAQAF, from the coding sequence TTGCGCGTTCTGATCACCGGAGCCGGCGGATTCCTCGGCCGCACACTGGCCGCCAAGCTGCACCAGCAAGGCAGCAAAGTCACCGCCGTCGTCCGCCCGGGACGTGACCCCGAACTGCCCGCCGGCATCAAGCTACGCGCCGTCGACGTGCGCGACCGGAACGCGCTCACCGCAGTGGTGCGGGAACAGTCGCCGGATGCCGTGGTACACCTCGCCGCACTGAAGAGCATCCGCGATTCCCACGGCAACGAGGATGACTACCGCGCCACCAACGTCGACAGCACCACCAACCTAATCGACGCCCTCAGCACCGCCACTTCACCCGTGCACGTGGTCCACGCCTCCACAGTCTCGGTCTACGGGCCCCAACAACAGCCCAACGAAGACGCGCCCACCGACCCGCGCAACCCCTACGCCCGAACGAAACTCGACGCCGAAACAGCGCTCGAAACAGCAGCCACTGAGGGCCGATGCCACGCCACGGTGCTGCGGTTCGCCAACATCGCCGGCGGTTTCGGGACGGTCCATGATCCCAACACCAGCGCGATCATCCCCCGAGTGCTGATCAGCGCACGCAACGGCGAAGCCGTGCCAGTCAACGGCGCAGGCGACAGTGTCCGCGATTACGTACACGTCCAAGACGCCGCAGAGGCTGTCATGGCCGCTCTCGCCACGCCCCGAACCTTCGGCCGATTCAACGTCGGCAGCGGACAGGGAGCGAGCGTCAGCGACATCATCACCACTGCGGAGAAGGTGACCAGGCGACCAATCGCCATCGAACGCAAGCCAGCTGTCGACGAAGTCAAGCACATCGTCCCGGACACCACCCGCATCCGCCAAGAACTCGACTGGCAGCCGCAACACTCGGCACTCGCCGACATCATCACCGACGCCTGGCACGCATCCGGAGCCGCACAAGCCTTCTGA
- a CDS encoding helix-turn-helix domain-containing protein, translating into MDISAVQRIEDPRQRAVRINELIDEQQAVMSELTRLRREAIEDMQRSGISQSEIAKLLGMTRSRVSQILAGSGRKPERALLSGGDSVTIVVPVEKAPYPEGKERPVVHHEDTEFTERITQLARSVGLDVETEYAGQGDFIDLNRDGLVITCGPRQSPWLEQALSADHTYGFARDEEGWYLEDKVAGTKYRSPEDAGEPRDYGYLGTLPRPDGNGFWLYAAGIHAAGSRGAAKYLADNLAALYKANKNTLWSCLVACTFDPDTRELTKAELLADVQRRGAIPTARK; encoded by the coding sequence GTGGACATCTCAGCTGTTCAGCGCATCGAGGACCCGCGGCAAAGGGCCGTGCGCATCAACGAACTCATCGACGAGCAGCAGGCTGTGATGTCCGAGTTGACGCGTTTGCGTCGTGAAGCGATCGAGGACATGCAGCGTTCCGGCATCAGCCAGTCGGAGATCGCCAAGCTGCTCGGCATGACGAGGTCACGGGTGTCGCAGATCCTCGCGGGAAGTGGCCGTAAGCCCGAGCGCGCATTGCTCAGCGGAGGCGATTCCGTGACGATCGTTGTCCCCGTGGAGAAGGCGCCCTATCCCGAGGGCAAGGAACGTCCGGTCGTGCACCACGAAGACACGGAGTTCACCGAACGGATCACCCAACTAGCGCGTAGCGTGGGCCTGGACGTGGAAACCGAGTACGCGGGCCAGGGGGACTTCATCGACCTCAACCGCGATGGCCTGGTGATCACGTGCGGTCCACGGCAGTCACCGTGGCTGGAACAGGCCTTGAGCGCCGATCACACGTACGGGTTCGCTCGGGACGAGGAAGGCTGGTACCTCGAGGACAAGGTAGCGGGCACGAAGTACCGCTCCCCCGAGGACGCCGGCGAGCCGCGGGACTACGGGTATCTCGGCACGCTGCCCAGGCCCGACGGCAACGGGTTCTGGTTGTACGCGGCCGGCATCCACGCCGCGGGTTCACGAGGTGCGGCGAAGTACCTCGCCGACAACCTCGCCGCCCTCTACAAGGCGAACAAGAACACGCTGTGGTCTTGCCTGGTCGCCTGCACCTTCGACCCGGACACCCGCGAGCTGACCAAGGCCGAGCTCCTCGCCGACGTGCAGCGGCGAGGCGCGATCCCGACAGCACGCAAGTAG